Part of the Candidatus Hydrogenedentota bacterium genome is shown below.
GGCGGCCTGGAGGCCGTCGTGTGGACCGACACCGTCCAGAGCTTCGTGCTGCTCGGCGGCGCGCTCTTCAGCCTCGTGCTGATCCTCTGGCGGGTGGACGGCGGGCTCGGCGGCGCGCTGGAGACGGCGCTGGCCCACGACAAGCTGCGGCTGGCCACGGTGGACTTCTCGGCGGGCAGCTTCGCCACGTCGGCCCTGTGGGTGGTGGCGCTGGGCGGCTTCGCCCAGAGCCTCGTGCCCTACACGTCGGACATGGCGGTGGTGCAGCGCTACATGGCCGTGCCGGACGAGAACCGCGCGAAGAAGGCCATCTGGACCAACGCCGTCGCCGTTGTCCCCGCCACGCTGCTCTTCTTCGGCATCGGCACCGCGCTCTTCGTCTTCTACGCGAACCACCCCGAGCGCCTCGACCCCACCTTCCGGACCGACGCGATCTTCCCCCTGTTCATCGCGCGGGAGCTGCCCGTCGGCGTCGCCGGGCTCGTGGTGGCGGGCGTCTTCGCCGCCGCCCAGTCCACCATCTCCACCAGCATGAACAGCGTGTCCACGGCCGTGGTCTCCGACTTCTTCCACCCGTGGGGTCTGGCCCGGTCAGAGCGCGCCGGGCTGTGGCTGGGCCGCCTGTTCACCGTGCTGTCCGGCGTGCTGGGCACCGGGCTTGCCCTGACCTTCGTCTCCTCCGGCGTCACATCCATCTGGGACCGGTTCATGGCCATCCTGGGGCTCTTCGGCGGGTCCATGTGCGGGCTCTTCTGCCTCGGCATCCTCACCACGCGCGCGAACGGCCCGGGCGCGGTGGCCGGCGCCCTCGCCGGGGCCGCCGGACTCTACTGGGTCCAGCGCCACACGCCCACCCACTCGCTGCTCTACGCCTTCGTCGGCGTGGCGCTGTGCTTCGTCGCCGGCTACCTCGCCAGTTTCGCCTTCCCCCCCGCGAAGAAGTCCATCCGGGGGCTGACCATCCACACACTGCGCGACGCGGACGGGAAGGACGCATGACAGGGAAAACACAGAACGCCTGTTTTGGTGCCGCCCTGCTGCTGGCGGCCTGCCTGTGCCCGCCGCCGCTCCGCGCGGAGACTGGCGGCCCGGTCCCGGAGCCGCTGATGCGCTACGGCGACGCGGACCACGGCGCGCCCTTTGCGAAGGACCCCTCCGTGGTGCGCCACGGCGGGCGCTATCTGATGTACTACTCGGTCCGCCTTCCCGGCCGCATCGGCATCGGCATCGCGGAGAGCGATGACCTGACCCGCTGGCGCAAGGCCGGCGAGTTCGCCGCGGCGGCGGACTACGAGAAAAAGGGGGTGGCCGCGCCCGCCGCGCTGGCGCATGGCGGGAGGGTGCACCTCTTCTACCAGACCTACGGCAACGGCCCGAAGGACGCCCTGTGCCACGCCGTCTCCGATGACGGGCTCACGTTCGAGCGCAACGCCACCAACCCCGTCTTCGCGCCGTCGGGCGGCTGGACGGCCGGCCGCGCGATTGACGCGGAGGTCCGCCTGCACGGGGACACGGCGTTCCTCTACGGCGCCACCCGCGACCCGGAGATGAAACGGCAGATGCTGTTCGTGGCGACGGCGCCGGTGGCGGCGGGCTTTGTGCGCGAGGGCTGGACCCAGCGCTGCGACGCGCCGATCCTCGCGCCCGAGCTGCCCTGGGAAACCGACTGCATCGAGGCCCCCTCGGTGATCCGGCGCGGCGGCCGCTTCTTCATGTTCTATGCGGGGGGCTACAACAACGACCCGCAGCAGATCGGCGTGGCCGTGTCGGACGACGGCCTCGCCTGGACCCGCCTCTCCGACGACCCGCTGCTCCCCAACGGGCCGGAGGGCGCGTGGAACCACAGCGAGTCGGGCCATCCCGGCGTGTTCCAGGACGACAACGGAGACACCTGGCTCTTCTTCCAGGGGAACAACGACCAGGGGAAGACGTGGTTCCTGTCCAAGATGCGCGTGGCGTGGGACGCGGAGGGCCTGCCCTATCTCATCCGGCCCGAGGACGGCCACGAGTTCCGCCTCGCGCGGACGCGCATGCCCGTGACGCCGCCCCCGCCGGACACGGGGACGCCTGACAACCTTTTGGAGGAAGCAAGCCCATGACCTTTTCCACACGATTCCTGCTGGCCGCCGCAGCGCTCCTGGCCGCCGGCCGAACCACCGTTGCGGCGCCCGAGGGCGCCCCCGTCTACGCCAAAGGGGAAAACGGCTTCGACACCTTCCGCATCCCCGCGCTGTGCGTCACCGCGAAGGGGGCGCTGCTCGCCTTTGCCGAGGGGCGCAAGGCCTCCCAGAGCGACACGGGCGACATCGCGATCGTGGTGCGGCGCTCGGAGGACAACGGGGCGACCTGGGGGGCCATGCAGACCGTCTGGGACGACCCCGGCAACACCAGCGGGAACCCCTGCGCCGTCGTGGACCGCGGCACGGGCACGGTGTGGCTGCTGACAACGTGGAACCGG
Proteins encoded:
- a CDS encoding family 43 glycosylhydrolase, encoding MRYGDADHGAPFAKDPSVVRHGGRYLMYYSVRLPGRIGIGIAESDDLTRWRKAGEFAAAADYEKKGVAAPAALAHGGRVHLFYQTYGNGPKDALCHAVSDDGLTFERNATNPVFAPSGGWTAGRAIDAEVRLHGDTAFLYGATRDPEMKRQMLFVATAPVAAGFVREGWTQRCDAPILAPELPWETDCIEAPSVIRRGGRFFMFYAGGYNNDPQQIGVAVSDDGLAWTRLSDDPLLPNGPEGAWNHSESGHPGVFQDDNGDTWLFFQGNNDQGKTWFLSKMRVAWDAEGLPYLIRPEDGHEFRLARTRMPVTPPPPDTGTPDNLLEEASP